The genomic stretch TTGAAAGAAGCATTTAAGGCTGTTTTCTTTTCAGACGCCGTTATCTTTGCCGGAAGAAGAATGATGGAAAATATCGACTCGTTGGATATAATAGGAATGGCACTCGAGCTGGAAAAGCCCATTTTTCTCTTTGGAGTTGGATTGGGCGAAATAAGAAACAAAGGACTAAAAAGATTCTCCACAATCTTGATGAGCCCTTTAACAGAGGGATTTCTAACAGATTATCCGTCAACACGATGGGCACGCCTCTGGGCTGGTAATCGCGTAAAAGTGGGAGCCGATCTGTCACATGTATATCTTTTAAGCCATGCAAAGCGTGGCAAAAACAAATTTGCCGTTTTCTCCCCAAGGCATAACGGAGCATTAAGAATGTATGAGGAGCTCAAATGGTTACCAGCTATAGATGCAAGGATAGTGGTTGCAAATAAAGAAGACTCCAAAGCGGCAATAGAAGTTTCACGACATTTGAAAACGGAAGAAATAGTTATAGTATCG from Mesoaciditoga lauensis cd-1655R = DSM 25116 encodes the following:
- a CDS encoding polysaccharide pyruvyl transferase family protein, whose protein sequence is MKKITLLCGQKNENFGEKLTYSQTIEIFKDKDVKIYLPTTLKEAFKAVFFSDAVIFAGRRMMENIDSLDIIGMALELEKPIFLFGVGLGEIRNKGLKRFSTILMSPLTEGFLTDYPSTRWARLWAGNRVKVGADLSHVYLLSHAKRGKNKFAVFSPRHNGALRMYEELKWLPAIDARIVVANKEDSKAAIEVSRHLKTEEIVIVSESTDVMEVVSNAKFVISERFHVSLTAESFGVPFIHVGRRAMRYFGKDFENNFSLPDEVEMALSFSKIGESAPSYYEKFNIRVKERYEEMLKGLDLFLLKI